A genomic stretch from Echeneis naucrates chromosome 6, fEcheNa1.1, whole genome shotgun sequence includes:
- the psmc4 gene encoding 26S proteasome regulatory subunit 6B, with protein sequence MEDFVAVEKSPEEMPAILSSRPQTGLSFLAPEPEDLEDLYSRYKKLQQELEFLEVQEEYIKDEQKNLKKEFLHAQEEVKRIQSIPLVIGQFLEAVDQNTAIVGSTTGSNYYVRILSTIDRELLKPNASVALHKHSNALVDVLPPEADSSIMMLTSDQKPDVMYADIGGMDIQKQEVREAVELPLTHFELYKQIGIDPPRGVLMYGPPGCGKTMLAKAVAHHTTAAFIRVVGSEFVQKYLGEGPRMVRDVFRLAKENAPAIIFIDEIDAIATKRFDAQTGADREVQRILLELLNQMDGFDQNVNVKVIMATNRADTLDPALLRPGRLDRKIEFPLPDRRQKRLIFSTITSKMNLSEEVDLEDYVARPDKISGADINSICQEAGMLAVRENRYIVLAKDFEKAYKTVIKKDEQEHEFYK encoded by the exons ATGGAGGATTTCGTTGCCGTTGAGAAGAGCCCG GAAGAAATGCCGGCAATATTGAGCTCCAGACCTCAGACAGGCCTGTCTTTCCTGGCACCAGAACCAGAAGACCTTGAGGACCTTTACAGCAGATACAAG AAGcttcagcaggagctggagttCCTGGAGGTACAGGAGGAGTACATTAAGGATGAACAGAAGAACTTGAAGAAAGAGTTCCTTCATGcccaggaggaggtgaagagaaTACAGAGCATCCCACTAGTCATTGGCCAGTTCCTGGAAGCTGTTGACCAGAACACAGCCATTGTTGGCTCCACAACAG GGTCCAACTACTATGTGCGCATCCTAAGCACCATTGACAGAGAGCTACTCAAGCCCAATGCCTCAGTGGCCTTGCACAAGCACAGCAACGCCCTGGTAGATGTGCTCCCTCCTGAAGCTGACAGCAGCATCATGATGCTGACGTCAG ATCAAAAACCAGATGTGATGTATGCTGACATTGGTGGTATGGACATCCAGAAGCAAGAAGTTAGAGAAGCAGTGGAGCTGCCACTCACACACTTTGAGCTCTACAAACAG ATTGGCATTGACCCACCCAGGGGTGTCCTTATGTATGGACCTCCAGGTTGTGGTAAGACAATGTTGGCCAAGGCTGTGGCACACCACACTACAG CTGCATTCATCCGTGTGGTGGGCTCTGAGTTTGTTCAAAAGTATTTGGGTGAAGGCCCTCGTATGGTGCGTGATGTCTTCCGGCTGGCGAAGGAAAATGCACCTGCCATCATTTTCATTGATGAGATTGATGCCATTGCCACCAAGCGTTTTGATGCACAGACTGGAG CTGACAGGGAAGTACAGAGAATCCTACTTGAGCTGCTTAATCAAATGGATGGCTTTGACCAGAATGTAAATGTCAAG GTGATCATGGccacaaacagagcagacacTCTGGATCCAGCTCTGCTACGTCCTGGTCGTTTGGACAGAAAGATTGAATTCCCGCTGCCTGACCGCAGGCAGAAACGCCTCATTTTCTCCACCATCACCAGTAAAATGAACCTCTCTGAGGAGGTCGACCTGGAAGATT ATGTGGCAAGACCAGACAAAATCTCCGGGGCTGATATCAACTCCATCTGCCAGGAG
- the LOC115045404 gene encoding uncharacterized protein LOC115045404, translating into MLTILLTDLHHNLILSKWFWTRWMSLYFMISGTFSVVTVHQPPVLGATLDKNVTLQCELKLSDDEKMGMTPVLYWHRIKPGNEHPRLWSPSEEYEGRVALVDDSRKSANKSIILKNVQWADSAQYQCKLSIYTEKEKSFRRKGNETLLVVHDTMIFNLTSHNDSLLRCEVKVSHKPGMVLSIHHDGCTQKFVSSAAGDADGTLPYSTLVETVPLSGGGKYECHLHLNEHLIAKSSYDYYPPVNGKIRNGSETFQNTCLTIISNGGVVVFPEPWLLYIALLLVPTTFLLGLIIIFLMIRR; encoded by the exons ATGTTAACAATACTTTTGACTGATTTGCATCACAACTTAATTTTATCAAAATGGTTCTGGACAAGATGGATGTCTCTCTACTTTATGATCTCAG GAACTTTCTCTGTGGTCACAGTCCACCAGCCTCCTGTGCTCGGTGCAACTCTTGATAAAAACGTCACCCTGCAGTGTGAGCTCAAGCTTTCTGATGATGAAAAGATGGGGATGACACCGGTTCTGTATTGGCACCGCATAAAACCGGGCAATGAACATCCCAGACTGTGGAGTCCCTCAGAGGAGTATGAGGGGCGCGTTGCTCTCGTGGACGATAGCAGAAAATCGGCAAACAAGTCTATAATTCTCAAAAATGTCCAGTGGGCAGATAGCGCACAGTACCAGTGCAAGCTGTCCATCTACACCGAGAAGGAGAAAAGTTTtaggagaaaaggaaatgaaacctTACTAGTTGTTCATG ACACCATGATCTTTAACCTCACCAGTCATAACGACTCTTTGCTCCGCTGTGAAGTGAAAGTGTCACACAAACCGGGAATGGTTTTGTCCATTCATCATGACGGATGTACACAAAAGTTCGTCAGCTCTGCTGCGGGGGATGCTGATGGGACTCTGCCATATTCCACACTAGTTGAGACAGTGCCACTGAGCGGAGGTGGAAAATATGAGTGTCATCTGCACCTGAATGAACATCTGATAGCCAAAAGCAGCTATGACTACTATCCTCCAG TGAACGGAAAAATTAGAAATGGGAGTGAAACTTTCCAGAACACATGTCTAACAATCATCTCCA ATGGCGGTGTTGTGGTGTTTCCTGAGCCATGGCTCCTGTATATAGCGCTCCTCCTGGTTCCCACCACCTTCTTGCTGGGCCTGATCATCATCTTTCTGATGATCAGACGCTGA